The Lysobacter capsici genome has a segment encoding these proteins:
- a CDS encoding DUF1501 domain-containing protein: MDAQRRGLLAAFGASALLTLFPGATRAATGHDTRFLLVLLRGGLDGLHLLPPYADPACARLRGEGAVDDPIRIDASFGLHPALQQAAMMYRARELLPIVAIAPPYRERSHFDAQDCLENGTASPTGARDGWLGRCVQAMPGGAGFAVAAVMPLALRGSDRASNWWPPLPKDVDPQLLQRLQPLYAADPRLSETFERSTHAATMARDGKGAFALPEAMRIAAQRMSAVDGPRIGFVEDSGWDTHRNQAQVLQRKLAELDQGLAAARAGFGAAWPRTVIAVVTEFGRTAAINGTGGTDHGTGGMALLCGGAVRGGRIGGDWPGLAPAQLNQGRDLRATSDLRGLFKSVLTEHIGLAESAVESRVFPGSRAVAPMAGWRAA; encoded by the coding sequence ATGGACGCGCAACGACGAGGTTTGCTCGCCGCGTTCGGCGCCAGCGCGCTGCTGACGCTGTTTCCCGGCGCGACCCGCGCCGCGACCGGGCACGACACGCGCTTTCTGCTGGTGTTGTTGCGCGGCGGCCTGGACGGCTTGCATCTGCTGCCGCCGTACGCCGATCCGGCCTGCGCGCGCCTGCGCGGCGAGGGCGCGGTGGACGATCCGATCCGCATCGACGCGAGCTTCGGCCTGCATCCGGCGCTGCAGCAGGCAGCGATGATGTACCGCGCACGCGAGTTGCTGCCGATCGTGGCGATCGCGCCGCCGTATCGCGAACGCTCGCATTTCGACGCGCAGGATTGCCTGGAAAACGGCACCGCTTCGCCGACCGGCGCGCGCGACGGCTGGCTCGGCCGCTGCGTGCAGGCGATGCCGGGCGGCGCGGGTTTCGCGGTCGCCGCGGTGATGCCGCTGGCCTTGCGCGGCAGCGACCGCGCCAGCAATTGGTGGCCGCCGTTGCCCAAGGACGTCGATCCGCAGTTGTTGCAGCGATTGCAGCCGCTGTACGCGGCCGATCCGCGCCTGAGCGAGACCTTCGAGCGCTCCACCCATGCCGCGACGATGGCGCGCGACGGCAAGGGCGCGTTCGCGCTGCCCGAGGCGATGCGCATCGCCGCGCAACGCATGAGCGCCGTCGACGGCCCGCGCATCGGCTTCGTCGAGGACAGCGGTTGGGATACGCACCGCAATCAGGCCCAGGTGTTGCAGCGCAAGCTGGCCGAACTCGATCAAGGCCTGGCCGCGGCGCGCGCGGGCTTCGGCGCGGCGTGGCCGCGCACGGTGATCGCGGTGGTCACCGAGTTCGGCCGCACCGCGGCGATCAACGGCACCGGCGGCACCGATCACGGCACCGGCGGCATGGCCTTGCTGTGCGGCGGCGCGGTGCGCGGCGGCCGCATCGGCGGCGATTGGCCGGGACTGGCGCCGGCGCAGCTCAACCAGGGCCGCGATCTGCGCGCGACCAGCGACCTGCGCGGGCTGTTCAAGAGCGTGCTGACCGAGCACATCGGTCTGGCCGAATCGGCGGTCGAGTCGCGGGTGTTTCCAGGCAGCCGCGCGGTCGCGCCGATGGCGGGCTGGCGGGCGGCCTAG
- a CDS encoding DUF4870 domain-containing protein — MNDLNEQASGNSEDRTLAMITHLSAIIFGFIVPLIIWLINKDKPEKEFLTDQSKEALNFTISLFIVYVALTVLSFVTFGLAGLLTPVVWLVSVVFFIIAGLKAKDGVRYRYPLTLRLIA, encoded by the coding sequence ATGAACGATTTGAACGAACAAGCGTCCGGCAACAGCGAGGATCGCACCCTGGCGATGATCACCCACCTCTCGGCGATCATCTTCGGCTTCATCGTCCCGCTGATCATCTGGTTGATCAACAAGGACAAGCCGGAGAAGGAATTCCTGACCGATCAGTCCAAGGAAGCGCTGAATTTCACCATCTCGCTGTTCATCGTGTACGTCGCGCTGACGGTGCTGTCGTTCGTGACCTTCGGTCTGGCCGGCCTGCTGACGCCGGTGGTGTGGCTGGTGTCGGTGGTGTTCTTCATCATCGCCGGCCTCAAGGCGAAGGACGGCGTGCGTTACCGCTATCCGCTGACCCTGCGTCTGATCGCCTGA
- the ispA gene encoding (2E,6E)-farnesyl diphosphate synthase: MRDAAGLDDRLSQWRERADRALTHALPASDAPPQRLHQAMRHAVLLGGKRMRPLLVHAAGALFEVAPAVLDAPATALELIHAYSLIHDDLPAMDDDALRRGQPTVHVAFDEATAILAGDALQSLAFAVLADTDTDDATRVALLRTLAQAAGVAGMCGGQALDIDATGTGVQLDVTALEHLHSLKTGALIRASVRMGALCGHADGAALDALDRYAQALGLAFQVRDDILDVEGDSQTLGKTAGKDAAQDKSTFPALIGLDASRARLDELARAMDAALEPFGPGAEALRALGRLAIERDR; encoded by the coding sequence ATGCGTGATGCGGCCGGGCTGGACGACCGGCTGAGTCAGTGGCGCGAGCGCGCCGACCGCGCCCTCACCCACGCACTGCCCGCTTCCGACGCGCCGCCGCAGCGCCTGCACCAGGCGATGCGCCATGCGGTGCTGCTCGGCGGCAAGCGCATGCGCCCGCTGCTGGTGCATGCCGCCGGCGCACTGTTCGAGGTCGCGCCGGCGGTGCTCGACGCGCCGGCCACCGCGCTCGAACTGATCCACGCCTATTCGCTGATCCACGACGACCTGCCGGCTATGGACGACGACGCGCTGCGTCGCGGCCAGCCGACCGTGCACGTGGCCTTCGACGAAGCCACCGCGATCCTCGCCGGCGACGCGCTGCAATCGCTCGCGTTCGCGGTATTGGCCGATACCGACACCGACGACGCCACCCGCGTCGCCCTGCTGCGCACCCTGGCCCAGGCCGCGGGCGTGGCCGGCATGTGCGGCGGCCAGGCGCTCGACATCGACGCCACCGGCACCGGCGTGCAGCTCGATGTGACCGCGCTGGAGCATCTGCATTCGCTCAAGACCGGCGCGCTGATCCGCGCCAGCGTGCGCATGGGCGCGCTGTGCGGCCACGCCGACGGCGCCGCGCTGGACGCCCTGGACCGCTACGCGCAGGCGCTGGGGCTGGCCTTCCAGGTCCGCGACGACATCCTCGATGTCGAAGGCGACAGCCAGACCCTCGGCAAGACCGCCGGCAAGGACGCGGCCCAGGACAAATCGACCTTCCCGGCGCTGATCGGCCTGGACGCCTCGCGCGCGCGCCTGGACGAACTGGCGCGCGCGATGGACGCCGCGCTGGAACCGTTCGGCCCCGGCGCCGAGGCCCTGCGCGCGCTGGGACGGCTGGCGATCGAACGCGATCGCTGA
- a CDS encoding exodeoxyribonuclease VII small subunit, with protein MPRKTPTEASPVADFEQSLDALEQLVEKMEHGEMSLEDSLAAYERGVGLYRRCQSALEEAELRVRLLTDPQEPASAEAFGNAGPPGSEVDA; from the coding sequence ATGCCTCGTAAAACCCCCACCGAAGCCTCGCCGGTCGCCGATTTCGAGCAGTCGCTCGATGCCCTGGAGCAACTGGTCGAGAAGATGGAACACGGCGAGATGAGCCTGGAAGATTCGCTCGCCGCCTATGAGCGCGGCGTCGGTCTGTACCGCCGCTGCCAGTCCGCGCTGGAAGAGGCCGAGCTGCGCGTGCGCCTGCTCACCGACCCGCAGGAACCGGCCAGCGCCGAGGCGTTCGGCAATGCCGGCCCGCCGGGCAGCGAAGTCGATGCGTGA
- the tilS gene encoding tRNA lysidine(34) synthetase TilS, with amino-acid sequence MLVSNSDAIAAALRELPATPLCVGYSGGLDSSVLLHALAASPRARRQGLRAWHVHHGLHAQADDWARHCEEFCRSNELELTVSRVSVARDAGDGPEAAARRARHAAFEAGLDAGETLILAHHRDDQAETLLLRLLRGSGSTGLASMTPWRACGEGRLWRPLLSVPRAALLAYAHSHGLRWIDDPSNDDDRYDRNFLRNRVMPLLRERWPQADASFALSARLAGESERLLDEEDALALAAVRSLDPQALSRSALRKLPVARRARVLRRWIAGLGLPPLPTQGVIQIESQLLDARADAEAEFAWQGAVVHAWRDLLHAQMHRPPLADDWQTPWDGRAPLALPDGGEWRLEGADAFDVPGVAHARRGGERIVLPGRAHGHMLRKVLQDLGVPPWERRRLPLLSSPQGEVLAVGDVAVSARMDAWLRGCGGRLTLVAG; translated from the coding sequence ATGTTGGTATCAAACTCCGATGCGATCGCCGCCGCGCTGCGCGAACTGCCGGCCACGCCGCTGTGCGTGGGCTACAGCGGCGGGCTGGATTCGAGCGTGCTGCTGCATGCCCTGGCGGCTTCGCCGCGGGCGCGGCGGCAAGGTCTGCGGGCGTGGCATGTGCATCACGGCTTGCATGCGCAGGCCGACGATTGGGCGCGGCATTGCGAGGAATTTTGCCGTTCGAACGAACTGGAATTGACCGTTTCGCGGGTGTCGGTTGCGCGCGACGCCGGCGACGGTCCGGAAGCGGCGGCGCGGCGCGCGCGGCATGCCGCGTTCGAGGCCGGACTGGACGCCGGCGAAACCCTGATCCTGGCCCATCATCGCGACGATCAGGCCGAAACCCTGCTGCTGCGGCTGCTGCGCGGCTCGGGTTCGACCGGGCTGGCGTCGATGACGCCGTGGCGAGCCTGCGGCGAAGGCCGGCTGTGGCGGCCGTTGTTGTCGGTGCCGCGCGCCGCGTTGCTCGCCTATGCGCACAGCCACGGCCTGCGCTGGATCGACGACCCCAGCAACGACGACGATCGCTACGACCGCAATTTCCTGCGCAATCGGGTCATGCCCTTGTTGCGCGAACGCTGGCCGCAGGCCGATGCGAGCTTCGCCCTGTCGGCGCGGCTGGCCGGCGAGTCCGAACGCCTGCTCGACGAGGAAGACGCACTGGCGCTGGCCGCGGTGCGCAGTCTCGATCCGCAGGCGTTATCGCGCTCCGCCCTGCGCAAGCTGCCGGTGGCGCGGCGCGCGCGGGTGCTGCGGCGCTGGATCGCCGGCCTGGGCCTGCCGCCGCTGCCGACCCAGGGCGTGATCCAGATCGAATCGCAATTGCTCGACGCGCGCGCCGACGCCGAAGCCGAATTCGCCTGGCAGGGCGCGGTGGTGCACGCCTGGCGCGATCTGCTGCACGCGCAGATGCACAGGCCGCCCTTGGCCGATGACTGGCAGACGCCGTGGGACGGGCGCGCGCCGCTGGCCCTGCCCGACGGCGGCGAGTGGCGGCTCGAAGGCGCCGATGCCTTCGATGTGCCCGGCGTGGCGCATGCGCGTCGCGGCGGCGAACGCATCGTGCTGCCCGGGCGCGCGCACGGCCACATGCTGCGCAAGGTGCTGCAGGACCTGGGCGTGCCGCCGTGGGAGCGGCGCCGGCTGCCGCTGCTGAGCTCGCCGCAGGGCGAAGTGCTGGCGGTGGGCGATGTGGCGGTATCGGCGCGGATGGATGCGTGGTTGCGGGGGTGTGGGGGGCGGTTGACGTTGGTGGCGGGGTGA
- a CDS encoding NADH:flavin oxidoreductase/NADH oxidase, whose translation MSRLFAPLSQRSLTLRNRLVVSPMCQYSAVDGVPNNWHLVHLGSRAVGGAGLVMTEACAVSPQARISPADTGLWNAAQAEAWHRISCFLRSREAAVGVQLSHAGRKASVEAPWLGGKGVTADAGGWTPVAPSALAFREDSPQPRALEPIDIRNVIDDFAAAAQRALDACFQLVEIHAAHGYLLHQFLSPLSNQREDRYGGSFENRTRLLREVLVAVREVWPERLPLWLRISATDWADGGWDIEQSVELARIVKDLGVDLIDVSSGGLVPHARIPVEPGYQVPFSARIRREAGIATGAVGLITRAAQAEKIVADEEADVVLLARELLRDPYFPLRAAHELGANVHVPEQYQRAW comes from the coding sequence GTGTCCCGGCTTTTCGCTCCGCTGTCGCAACGCTCCTTGACCTTGCGCAACCGCCTGGTGGTTTCGCCGATGTGCCAGTACTCGGCCGTGGATGGCGTGCCGAACAACTGGCATCTGGTCCACCTGGGCAGCCGCGCGGTCGGCGGCGCCGGCCTGGTCATGACCGAGGCCTGCGCGGTCTCGCCGCAGGCGCGTATTTCCCCGGCCGACACCGGCCTGTGGAACGCCGCGCAGGCCGAGGCCTGGCATCGCATCAGTTGCTTCCTGCGCTCGCGCGAAGCCGCGGTCGGCGTGCAGCTGTCGCATGCCGGGCGCAAGGCCAGCGTCGAAGCGCCGTGGCTCGGCGGCAAGGGCGTAACCGCCGATGCCGGCGGCTGGACCCCGGTGGCGCCGTCGGCGCTCGCGTTCCGCGAGGATTCGCCGCAACCGCGCGCGCTGGAACCGATCGACATCCGCAACGTGATCGACGATTTCGCCGCGGCCGCGCAACGCGCGCTCGATGCGTGTTTCCAGTTGGTCGAGATCCACGCCGCCCACGGCTATCTGCTGCATCAGTTCCTGTCGCCGTTGTCGAACCAACGCGAGGACCGCTACGGCGGCAGTTTCGAAAATCGCACCCGCCTGCTGCGCGAAGTGCTGGTCGCCGTGCGCGAGGTTTGGCCCGAGCGCCTGCCGTTGTGGCTGCGCATTTCCGCGACCGACTGGGCCGACGGCGGCTGGGATATCGAACAGAGCGTCGAGCTGGCGCGGATCGTCAAGGACCTCGGCGTCGACCTGATCGATGTGTCCAGCGGCGGCCTGGTGCCGCATGCGCGCATTCCGGTCGAGCCGGGCTATCAGGTGCCGTTCTCGGCGCGAATCCGTCGCGAGGCCGGCATCGCCACCGGCGCGGTCGGTCTGATCACCCGCGCCGCGCAGGCCGAGAAGATCGTCGCCGACGAAGAGGCCGACGTGGTGCTGCTCGCGCGCGAGTTGCTGCGCGATCCGTATTTTCCGCTGCGCGCCGCGCACGAGTTGGGCGCGAACGTGCATGTGCCGGAGCAGTATCAGCGGGCGTGGTGA
- a CDS encoding transglycosylase domain-containing protein: MDVLIKSIVAAILAIALTVVLVLQGIYWYGAYDLPQTLPLPRQQYSAQARALMWTDLGGKGELRIRRFSSVGLPLTELGHGLRCWSHAWSDWATQEAACAAGADEEVLSRAADDIAFLNLAQADPRLGPNLKYGRNRDGYRPWPKRLRPVTYAVASRLSREWPAERVIDWILDNSDYGQGAMGLEQAAQTYFGVPADELREAELVALIVFSRGPRYYDPACEPEHFRNGHLRLMLDRGYRVTLSDPDADLSRMKRWACPAAARLKPGTCPKPD, from the coding sequence ATGGACGTCCTGATCAAATCGATCGTCGCCGCGATCCTGGCGATCGCGCTCACGGTCGTACTCGTGCTCCAGGGCATCTATTGGTACGGCGCGTACGATCTGCCGCAAACCTTGCCGTTGCCGCGTCAGCAATACTCGGCGCAGGCGCGTGCCCTGATGTGGACCGATCTGGGCGGCAAGGGCGAACTGCGCATCCGCCGCTTCAGCAGCGTCGGATTGCCGCTCACCGAGCTGGGGCATGGGCTGCGGTGCTGGTCGCATGCCTGGTCCGACTGGGCCACGCAAGAAGCCGCATGCGCCGCCGGCGCGGACGAAGAGGTGCTGTCGCGTGCCGCCGACGACATCGCGTTCTTGAACCTGGCCCAGGCCGATCCGCGACTGGGGCCCAACCTGAAATATGGCCGGAATCGGGACGGCTATCGCCCCTGGCCCAAGCGGCTGCGTCCGGTCACCTATGCCGTCGCCAGCCGCCTGAGTCGCGAATGGCCGGCCGAGCGGGTCATCGATTGGATTTTGGACAATTCCGATTACGGCCAAGGCGCGATGGGCCTGGAGCAGGCGGCGCAGACCTACTTCGGCGTCCCGGCCGATGAGCTGCGCGAGGCAGAACTGGTCGCGCTGATCGTGTTCTCGCGAGGCCCCCGTTACTACGACCCGGCGTGCGAGCCCGAGCACTTCCGTAACGGTCACCTGCGCTTGATGCTCGACCGCGGCTATCGGGTCACGCTGAGCGATCCCGACGCCGATCTGTCGCGAATGAAGCGATGGGCCTGCCCCGCGGCTGCGCGACTGAAGCCGGGAACCTGCCCGAAGCCCGATTGA
- a CDS encoding acetyl-CoA carboxylase carboxyltransferase subunit alpha — protein sequence MNPNYLDFEQPIADLEAKIQELRHASSGPAVDIDAEIHALQDKLRLRTAQIFRDLSSWQISQLARHPARPYTLDYIRVMCDEFQELAGDRAFADDKAIVGGLGRIAGRSVVIVGHQKGRDTKSKIKRNFGMPRPEGYRKALRLMKLAERFGLPLITFIDTAGAWPGIDAEERGQSEAIARNLLEMAELKIPVICTVIGEGGSGGALAIGVGDRTLMLEYSTYSVITPEGCASILWKTADKAKDAAEQLGLTAKRLHELGLIDKIVREPIGGAHRNPKQMATRLKAVLINEIDALENVPVDELLQRRYERLRGYGAYEAA from the coding sequence ATGAATCCGAATTACCTCGACTTCGAGCAGCCCATCGCCGACCTGGAAGCCAAGATCCAGGAGCTGCGCCACGCCAGCAGCGGCCCGGCCGTCGACATCGACGCCGAAATCCATGCCCTGCAGGACAAGCTGCGCCTGCGCACGGCGCAGATTTTCCGCGACCTCTCGTCCTGGCAGATTTCGCAGTTGGCGCGCCATCCGGCACGTCCGTACACCCTCGACTACATCCGGGTGATGTGCGACGAGTTTCAGGAACTGGCCGGCGACCGCGCCTTCGCCGACGACAAAGCCATCGTCGGCGGCCTGGGCCGCATCGCCGGTCGCAGCGTGGTCATCGTCGGCCACCAGAAAGGCCGCGACACCAAGAGCAAGATCAAGCGCAACTTCGGCATGCCGCGTCCGGAGGGCTACCGCAAGGCGCTGCGCCTGATGAAACTGGCCGAGCGCTTCGGCCTGCCGCTGATCACCTTCATCGACACCGCCGGCGCCTGGCCCGGCATCGACGCCGAGGAACGCGGCCAGTCCGAGGCGATCGCGCGCAATCTGCTGGAAATGGCCGAGCTGAAGATCCCGGTGATCTGCACCGTGATCGGCGAAGGCGGCTCCGGCGGCGCGCTGGCGATCGGCGTGGGCGATCGCACCTTGATGCTCGAATACAGCACCTACTCGGTGATCACCCCCGAAGGCTGCGCCTCGATCCTGTGGAAGACCGCCGACAAGGCCAAGGACGCGGCCGAACAGCTCGGCCTGACCGCCAAGCGCCTGCACGAGCTAGGCCTGATCGACAAGATCGTGCGCGAGCCGATCGGCGGCGCGCATCGCAACCCCAAGCAGATGGCCACGCGCTTGAAGGCGGTGTTGATCAACGAGATCGACGCGCTGGAAAACGTTCCGGTCGACGAACTGCTGCAGCGCCGGTATGAGCGCTTGCGCGGTTACGGCGCGTACGAAGCCGCGTAA
- the dnaE gene encoding DNA polymerase III subunit alpha has product MSAPFVHLHLHSEYSLADSTIRIGDLVKRCVALGQPAVALTDFDNLFAAVKFYKTCEGAGIKPIIGADVHLADGNETASRLTLLCRDRGGYLTLSRLLSRAWMEGHRTEGVVLRPEWLREDNAGLFCLAGRHSLGGRLAATNRHELAHAWLVDWQGVFGDRLHLEITRTQRDGEELFNAFAIQAAGKRGLPLIASNDARFLDAEGFEAHEARVCIASGRVLDDPKRPRDYSAEQYLKSSEEMRELFADVPDAIDNALALATRCNVELKLGEYALPDFPVPAEHTIESWLRAQSREGLIKRLEKNPIAPGKTRQIYDERLETELDVIIKMGFPGYFLIVADFINWAKDHEIPVGPGRGSGAGSLVAWALGITDLDPLPYDLLFERFLNPERVSMPDFDIDFCMDRRDEVIDYVARKYGRDRVSQIITYGTMAAKAVVRDAGRVLGHPYGFVDGIAKLIPLTLGICLDDALGESEAAIKNPELASSELIARYRSEDDVRDLLDLARELEDLTRNAGKHAGGVVIAPSPLSDFCPLFAEHDGEGRGKSPVTQFDKDDVEAVGLVKFDFLGLRTLTIIDWAVRAINKRRAREGHEPLDITALELTDKPTYELFARGDTVAVFQFESRGMRELLKRAKPDTFEDIIALAALFRPGPLGSGMDKDWVDRKHGNAEVTYPHESLEPVLGPTYGVIVYQEQVMQIAQVLAGYSLGGADMLRRAMGKKKPEEMAKERAKFEAGCAERNIPAKQASPIFDLMEKFAEYGFNKSHSAAYALVAYQTGWLKRHYGAEFMAATCSSDMDNTDKVVNFLDEARVMGITVLPPHVNESEYMFEAIDANTIRYGIGAVKGVGRGVCEAIVDARRAGPFVDLLDFCKRVDTGKLNRRAMEALTHAGALDGLGPNRASLMLQLPEVLKVTDQLAKERAAGQVSLFGGFETAAPALHLDLPQANEWPLSQILHGERETLGHYLSGHPFDPYRDELRGLVGIDLGELETIWEKRPESARSGWRPELDIIVAGQVVGFRKKGDSQMFVQIEDGRGRLECAFFSETYSEFASMLARDRLLVIQGGLREDAFSGGFALRAARCWDYAQICAKHAQRLALRLDLRVPGTWQRVDALLAKQRPGPTPIRLDLLRQGAAGMLDLNGPQSVRVDADLVGLLRSQPGVKAVRLTLGKPWA; this is encoded by the coding sequence ATGTCCGCTCCATTCGTTCATCTCCATCTGCACAGCGAGTACTCGCTGGCCGACTCGACGATCCGCATCGGCGATCTGGTCAAACGCTGCGTCGCGCTCGGCCAGCCGGCCGTCGCGCTGACCGACTTCGACAATCTGTTCGCCGCGGTCAAGTTCTACAAGACCTGCGAGGGCGCCGGGATCAAGCCGATCATCGGCGCCGACGTGCATCTGGCCGACGGCAACGAAACCGCCTCGCGCCTGACCCTGCTGTGCCGCGACCGCGGCGGCTACCTGACCCTGTCGCGCCTGCTCAGCCGCGCCTGGATGGAAGGCCACCGCACCGAAGGCGTGGTGCTGCGGCCGGAATGGCTGCGCGAGGACAACGCCGGCCTGTTCTGTCTCGCCGGCCGCCACAGCCTGGGCGGACGCCTGGCCGCGACCAACCGCCACGAACTCGCCCACGCCTGGCTGGTCGACTGGCAGGGCGTGTTCGGCGACCGCCTGCATCTGGAAATCACCCGCACCCAGCGCGACGGCGAGGAACTGTTCAACGCCTTCGCCATCCAGGCCGCGGGCAAGCGCGGCCTGCCGCTGATCGCCAGCAACGACGCGCGCTTTCTCGACGCCGAAGGTTTCGAGGCGCACGAGGCGCGCGTGTGCATCGCCTCCGGCCGCGTGCTCGACGATCCCAAGCGCCCGCGCGACTACAGCGCCGAGCAATACCTCAAGTCCAGCGAGGAAATGCGCGAGCTGTTCGCCGACGTGCCCGACGCGATCGACAACGCGCTGGCGCTGGCGACGCGCTGCAACGTCGAGCTCAAGCTCGGCGAATACGCGCTGCCGGATTTCCCGGTGCCGGCCGAACACACCATCGAATCGTGGCTGCGCGCGCAATCGCGCGAGGGCCTGATCAAGCGGCTGGAAAAAAATCCGATCGCGCCGGGCAAGACCCGGCAGATCTACGACGAACGCCTGGAAACCGAACTCGACGTCATCATCAAGATGGGGTTCCCGGGTTACTTCCTGATCGTCGCGGACTTCATCAACTGGGCCAAGGACCACGAGATCCCGGTCGGCCCGGGCCGCGGTTCGGGCGCCGGCTCGCTGGTGGCCTGGGCGCTGGGCATCACCGATCTGGACCCGTTGCCGTACGACCTGCTGTTCGAGCGATTCCTCAATCCCGAACGCGTGTCGATGCCCGACTTCGACATCGACTTCTGCATGGACCGCCGCGACGAAGTCATCGACTACGTCGCGCGCAAGTACGGCCGCGACCGCGTCTCGCAGATCATCACCTACGGCACCATGGCGGCCAAGGCGGTGGTGCGCGACGCCGGCCGCGTGCTCGGCCATCCCTACGGTTTCGTCGACGGCATCGCCAAGCTGATTCCGCTGACCCTGGGCATCTGCCTCGACGACGCGCTCGGCGAATCCGAGGCGGCGATCAAGAACCCGGAACTGGCGTCCAGCGAACTGATCGCGCGCTATCGCAGCGAAGACGACGTGCGCGACCTGCTGGATCTGGCGCGCGAACTCGAGGACCTGACCCGCAACGCCGGCAAGCACGCCGGCGGCGTGGTGATCGCGCCGAGCCCGCTGTCGGACTTCTGCCCGCTGTTCGCCGAACACGACGGCGAAGGCCGCGGCAAAAGTCCCGTCACGCAATTCGACAAGGACGACGTCGAAGCCGTCGGCCTGGTCAAGTTCGACTTCCTCGGCCTGCGCACGCTCACGATCATCGATTGGGCGGTGCGCGCGATCAACAAGCGCCGCGCCAGGGAAGGTCACGAACCGCTCGACATCACCGCGCTGGAGCTGACCGACAAGCCCACCTACGAACTGTTCGCGCGCGGCGACACGGTCGCGGTGTTCCAGTTCGAATCGCGCGGCATGCGCGAGCTGCTCAAGCGCGCCAAGCCCGACACCTTCGAAGACATCATCGCGCTGGCCGCGTTGTTCCGTCCCGGCCCGCTGGGCTCGGGGATGGACAAGGACTGGGTCGACCGCAAGCACGGCAATGCCGAGGTCACCTATCCGCACGAATCGCTCGAGCCGGTGCTGGGGCCGACCTACGGCGTGATCGTGTACCAGGAACAGGTGATGCAGATCGCCCAGGTCCTGGCCGGTTATTCGCTCGGCGGCGCGGACATGCTGCGCCGCGCGATGGGCAAGAAAAAGCCCGAGGAAATGGCCAAGGAGCGGGCCAAGTTCGAGGCCGGCTGCGCCGAGCGCAACATCCCGGCCAAGCAGGCCAGCCCGATCTTCGACTTGATGGAGAAGTTCGCCGAGTACGGCTTCAACAAGTCGCACTCGGCCGCGTACGCGCTGGTCGCGTACCAGACCGGCTGGCTCAAGCGCCACTACGGCGCCGAGTTCATGGCCGCGACGTGTTCGTCGGACATGGACAACACCGACAAGGTGGTCAATTTCCTCGACGAAGCGCGGGTCATGGGCATCACCGTGCTGCCGCCGCACGTCAACGAATCCGAGTACATGTTCGAGGCGATCGACGCCAACACCATCCGCTACGGCATCGGCGCGGTGAAGGGCGTCGGCCGTGGCGTGTGCGAGGCGATCGTCGACGCGCGCCGCGCCGGTCCGTTCGTGGACCTGCTGGATTTCTGCAAGCGCGTGGACACCGGCAAGCTCAATCGTCGGGCGATGGAAGCGTTGACCCACGCCGGTGCGCTCGACGGCCTGGGTCCCAACCGCGCCAGCCTGATGCTGCAATTGCCGGAGGTGCTCAAGGTCACCGACCAGTTGGCCAAGGAGCGCGCCGCCGGCCAGGTCTCGCTGTTCGGCGGGTTCGAAACCGCCGCGCCGGCGCTGCATCTGGACCTGCCGCAGGCCAACGAGTGGCCGCTGAGCCAGATCCTGCATGGCGAGCGCGAAACCCTGGGCCACTACCTCAGCGGCCATCCCTTCGATCCGTATCGCGACGAGTTGCGCGGCCTGGTCGGCATCGATCTGGGCGAGCTGGAAACGATCTGGGAAAAACGTCCGGAAAGCGCGCGCAGCGGCTGGCGTCCGGAGTTGGACATCATCGTCGCCGGGCAGGTCGTCGGCTTCCGCAAGAAAGGCGACAGCCAGATGTTCGTGCAGATCGAGGACGGCCGCGGCCGCCTGGAGTGCGCGTTCTTCTCCGAGACCTACAGCGAATTCGCCTCGATGCTGGCGCGCGACCGCCTGCTGGTGATCCAGGGCGGCCTGCGCGAGGACGCCTTCAGCGGCGGCTTCGCCCTGCGCGCGGCGCGCTGCTGGGACTACGCGCAGATCTGCGCCAAGCACGCCCAGCGCCTGGCCCTGCGCCTGGACCTGCGGGTGCCGGGCACCTGGCAGCGGGTGGACGCGCTGCTGGCCAAGCAGCGCCCCGGCCCGACCCCGATCCGCCTGGACCTGCTGCGCCAGGGCGCGGCCGGCATGCTCGACCTCAACGGCCCGCAGTCGGTGCGCGTGGACGCGGACCTGGTCGGCCTGCTGCGCTCGCAGCCGGGGGTGAAGGCGGTGCGGTTGACCTTGGGCAAGCCCTGGGCTTGA